The Deltaproteobacteria bacterium nucleotide sequence CGTAGCTTATCCGTAATACGAGCGCTTCGTACAACGGTCAACGGGGGCAAATCGAGGCAAAACTAAGGACCCTATTAACCGCGAGAGCAAAATGTAATCTGATATAACTTCGCAAAAACTGTAACTCATTACGAAAAAAACGATCTATCTTCCGCTGCCCTACTTCCAGGGCAGTTGTTCAGAGGTTCCTAAAGAAACGATCGAACTCATCGAGAAGCGCCGTGTTGCCGTCACGCATCGGCTTGACTCGGCATTCCAAACGGCAAAGGTCGCTGACTACGAGCACATCCGTTGAGGACAAACGTTGTGCCACGAGATCACCCCACTCGGGCACATGCTCAACCAAGTAAATCAACGGCGCGGTGTCGACATAGATTACCAGGACTAGTCTCCCCAACTGTCTCGTTCAGATTGTATACAACGGTCCACTTCTTCACGGCTCGGCGGACGGTAACCACGAGCGGCCTGCGCCGCATGAATACTGGAAATGACTTCGGGACGGTAAGGTCGGCGCTGTTTTTCATCAAGGGGTTCGATTGCAACGCGCACCTTCATCGGACGCAAGGATAGCGGCTTGTCCAAAGCAACTGTGCGATCATCGATCAGCCTGCCAGTTCGGATCTCTGTTTTGCTCATCAGCGTTCTCCAATCAACTGGATCAATCATTCAAAAGCAAGTGTATCGTTGACATTAGCACAGGGTCAATAGCCAAATGTTCTCACGGGTGTCTGAGTCACTTTGCGATGGCTTGCCGGAAACGACGATGGGCCGGGCAAGGCGCTTCACTCGCGACGTTAATGCGATCGACAAGAACATCAAGGTGGTTATTCCCAAGTACTTCGAGCTCCAAGTGATCGAGTAGCTGCCGCATACGGCCGCTTGGCAACAGACCAAATTCAAAATCCGAAATAAATAGCTGTGGGCGGTCGGAAAATTTGCGCGCGCAGCGTTGCGCGGAGAATAATTTCAACCGGTGATTTCGTAGGGCACGTTCGTCGGCCCTTCGACGCGGCGGTAGGCGCCGGTTTCCATGTTGTAGTTGCCCTGCAAGACTTTGCCGGCGACGCGCTCGGAGCGCAGAATCAGGCCGTAGGATTTTGCCGGGCCGCCTTGCTCGGCGTGGATGTCGAAGGGCGGCACCAGATCGACGTTTCCGGGTGCGCCCTGGGTGATGCTTTCGATTTCTAATTTGGCGTATCCTTCCTTGCTGCCGTCGTCAGTGCGGCGAAAGCGTTCGAGGGTTTCCGTGCCGGCGAGCAGTCCGTAGGCGGTCCATGAATGAGCGTGATCGTGGATGCTGCCTTTGCGATCCGCGCTGTGAACCACGCCGTTGATGGCGAAGCCGTAGTCGGGATCTTCGTAGAAAAGCAGATTGCGCCGGCCGCCGTCGGTTTCCGGCCAGCGCTTGCAGGATTCACGCATGGTCTCGTCTTTGACGAGGTCGGCGAGCAAGTCTCGGCCGCGTGTCATTCGCGCTTCGGTATCTGGAAGCGTTGCCCAAGCCGCGCGCAACTCCTGAATAAATTTTTCAAATGCCGGGAGTCTTTTTGCCGTCGTCATAGAGCCTCCTAAAGATAAATCCGGCCAGCAAAGAAACATGCTGCGCTCTAGCGCGGATGTTTCGCGGTGCCGGCCCAGCCGGTTTCGGAAATGTCGATGATCACGCCGTCCGGCGCGCTGTATTTTACTTCGGCGTTGACGTGGGCTGCTTTGTTCCTGCCCAAGCCTAAGGCGTCGTTGATGTCGTCGCGGATCGGCGCGCCGGCGGCGCTCAGGGTTTTGTCGATGGCTTCGACGCTGTCGACTTCGAAGCCGATGTGATGCAGGCCGGTGAAATCTTTTCCCTGGGGCATGCCGGCGGTGGCGTCGTTTTTAAATTTTAGCACGGCAAAGTTGATGTCGCCGTCTGTGAGGTGAAATCCCTGTGCGCCCGGACTGTTGATCTTGGCGATCTCGCGCAGGCCGAAGACATCTTTGTAGAACTGCGCGGTCTTTTCCGGATCCTGAGTGGCGATCGCGATATGTTTGATCTTGGCCATTTTATTTCTCCCGATCGTCGGCGCCGTCGAAACGGTTTAGCCGGTGATCTCGTAAGGGATGTTGGTCGGCCCTTCGATCTGCCGATACAAATCGCCTTCCATGCTGTAGCTGCCTTGCAAAACTTTTCCCGCGACTCGTTCGGAGCGCAGAATCACCGCCACCGAGCGCGTCGGCCCGCCCTGTTCGGCGTGGATGTCGAACGGCGCCACGAGATCGACCTTGCCGGCGTTGCCTTCGGTCACGCTTTCCAATTCTAGCTTAGCGTATCCATCTTTGCTGCGGTCGTCGACGCGCCGAAAGCGTTCCAAGCTTTCCGTGCCGGCGAGGACGCCGTAGGCGGTCCAGGCATGGGCGTGGTCATGAATGCTGCCCTTGCGGCCCGGCATGCGCACGACGCCGTTGACGGCGAAGCCGCACTGGTCGTCTTCATGGAACAATAAATTCTTCCGGCCTTCAGTGGACGGCCAAGATTTGCATGCTTGGCGCATGGATTCGTCTTTGACCAGTTCTTCGAGCAGCCTCTGGCCTTTTTTCATGCGCGCTTCGGTGTCGGGCAGTTCTTTCCAGGCCGCGCGTAAATCTTGGATGAACTTTTCGAATATTGGAATGTGTTTGCTCATGACTCCCTCCTAAATTGACGTTTCATGCTTGGCTATTAGCCGCACTCTTCCGGTCTTTTTTTCACAACGATGCGCGCGAAGGCCCAGACGGGGTTGCAGAAGGGCGGGTTTAAAACCCGCCCCTACAAAAACTTCGTGAACTTCGTGTTCTTCGTGGTGAATAAATCTCAGCATTGAATCTAGATTAATTTCGACAGCGCTATTTAAACATCTCTCGCCTCACTTCTTCAAGCGGTCGAAAATCGACGATCTTGTTCAACGCGATGTCGCCGATGGTCTTGTCGGCGCGTTGCATCTGGCTGATGTGAACTTTCAAGCCGGCGTCGCTGGCCGCGCCGTCTTTGCTGAATGACTTCGCCAGCGATGCGTAGGATTCCTTCGCGGTCGGTCCATCCATGCGCCATTCCCGTTCGAGGATCTGAATCGTGTCGTCGGGTCGCTCGCGGGCGAAATTCAAGCCGCGATAGAGCGCGCGCAGCAGCCGTTTCGTGAGGTCGCGTTTCTCAATCAGTTGCCGCTCGGTGGTGGAAAAGCCGTTGCTGGGAAACTCGATGGCGTCGCCTAAGAAGAGCAGCTCGCGAAAGCCTTTTTGTTTGAGCAACACATTATCCGGCGGGATCGCGATGGTCGCGTCGACGGAGCCGGCGCTGAGCGCGGCGACCCGCGTGCTCGGCAGGCCGATCATGATCAGCACGGCGTCGCGCTGGGCGTCCATGGCTTCGCGGCTAAATGCGATCCGGGTCGCCAATTCGATGGTATCGCCGAAGCGAACGATGCCGATGTACTTGCCGCGCAATTCTTGAATCGATTTGAACTGCGGCTTGGCCATTAAAAAATAATTTGGCCGCGCAGCGCCGAAGAAGATCGTCTTGATCGGCGCGCCCTTGGCGGCCAGGCGCAATGCGGAATCGGCGACGTCGTGGTAGTCGACGTCGCCGGACAAAAGCGCGTTGTGCGCCAATTGCGGCAACATCATCGGCGTCTCGATCTCGATGTTCTCGTCTTTGAAAAAACCGCGATGAATGGCGGCGAACAGCGGCAGGTAGCCCATGGATTTCGCCGGCAAGGCGAGCTTGACGCGCTCGGCTGCATGGATTGGGGAATTTATCTCAGTGACCAATAAACTGAGAGCCAGACAAATGGTCTGCGCTAGTAACTTGAACTTACTCACGGCGAAATTCCTCGAACTAAACATTCCTCGACTCTAAGCCGAAGTGTTGCAAAAACGTCGACTCCTCTTCCGTCATTCTGTCCTTATCGTCACCCCGGTGAAAACCGGGCTCCATCCCCATCCCCTAACCTGGATACCGTTTTCCAACGGTATGACGGACGCTGTCCGTCACCTGGATGCCCGCCAGAATTTATCCTGAGCCACGTCAATGGGCGGGCATGACGGACATTCACTCGATTCCCCAGAGAGTCGTTAAGACTCTTGGCGCGCTCTAGCTTTCTTTTCTTCCGGTGCTTTGATCTTGTCGAGTTGCTTCTTCGCGAAATCGCCATGGCCGACTTCCTTGTTCGTTGCACTGAATCTCGGATTGCCGGCCGGTTCGGCGCGCGCGCCGAGGAGAATCATGTATTCGTCGCCGGTATTGTCGAGCTGATAGAGTTGCCCCGCCGGAATGGTCACAAGCATGCCGCAATCCAGCGCACGCGACGTGCCATCGGGAAAGTGAAACGTACACTGGCCTTGGACGCAGTAGAACTGCTGGTCGGCGGTGTGCTTGTGCATCGGTCCTTTGGTCCCAGGATAATCTCCGTGCACCCAGGTGTGAAAGTGGTCCGAGGTGAAGAGAACTTTCTTGCTGTGGCCGATTTCCAGTTCGGGTTCCTTCAATATGTCGATGAATTCAGCAGCCATGATTTCCTCCTTGTTAACGAGTCAATTATTGTTTGCGCAAAATTTTCAGCAGCCGGCAGTGCATTTGGCGTTGCCGTCAAACTGCATGGTTTTGCCGCTCAACGGCAGATGGACAGGGCGGCCTTTGACGAGATCGATGAATTGCAATGTCCGGGTGCCCGGGTTGACCTTGCCGCCGGTCGTAGCTGCTTCGTTGGCGTGGGATAGAATGACAGCATTCGGTTGCAAAAGCTCGTTTACAGCAAAGGCAGCTTTCTCGACAGAACTCACATTTATTACCGATAGTTTGGTTTTATAAAAACTCCTGATGATAGTATTCATCTCGCTCATAAGCGCGGTATCCCCAGAGAGATAAACTTTGAGACCGTTTGTAAACGCGACAACAAAGCCGACCGCGTCTCCGACATATGCAGTGAGACCGTCATTTTCTAAAATCGCTTTTCCTGCATCTGTGATTAGGCTAGGAGCAACAGTATTGTCATGATCGGCTCGCACAGTTGTAATCTCCACTCCATTGGTTGCGTTGGAAACTTTGAATATCCATGTTCCTCCTGGGGGCCGACCTGCGAGGCATGGCGAGGACGTCGGAACGGTCGTTGCTCTCAGGGTGCCGACCGCAGGACATTCCGAGGTCACTGCGCCTCGGATGTTTTGGATTTTCTTAGTAAGAAAACGAGTCATCGGGCGACTCGTCATGATCCAGGAATTTTTCGCTGCTGCGATCTCGGCGGTGTTTGAATTGGGCGCGGCGGACACGGTTTGCGGTTTATTGCACGTCCCTGCGTTAAGGCCCGCTGCTTTTGTTC carries:
- a CDS encoding VOC family protein, encoding MAKIKHIAIATQDPEKTAQFYKDVFGLREIAKINSPGAQGFHLTDGDINFAVLKFKNDATAGMPQGKDFTGLHHIGFEVDSVEAIDKTLSAAGAPIRDDINDALGLGRNKAAHVNAEVKYSAPDGVIIDISETGWAGTAKHPR
- a CDS encoding MBL fold metallo-hydrolase — encoded protein: MRKIIREMTVVVAIVMFAPNPVLAQFVKITPLGSHDGEFCQNDRAMLFEDPTGVRILYDAGQTVAGATDPRLGDVHVILLSHAHNDHIGGTKAAGLNAGTCNKPQTVSAAPNSNTAEIAAAKNSWIMTSRPMTRFLTKKIQNIRGAVTSECPAVGTLRATTVPTSSPCLAGRPPGGTWIFKVSNATNGVEITTVRADHDNTVAPSLITDAGKAILENDGLTAYVGDAVGFVVAFTNGLKVYLSGDTALMSEMNTIIRSFYKTKLSVINVSSVEKAAFAVNELLQPNAVILSHANEAATTGGKVNPGTRTLQFIDLVKGRPVHLPLSGKTMQFDGNAKCTAGC
- a CDS encoding ABC transporter substrate-binding protein, translated to MFSSRNFAVSKFKLLAQTICLALSLLVTEINSPIHAAERVKLALPAKSMGYLPLFAAIHRGFFKDENIEIETPMMLPQLAHNALLSGDVDYHDVADSALRLAAKGAPIKTIFFGAARPNYFLMAKPQFKSIQELRGKYIGIVRFGDTIELATRIAFSREAMDAQRDAVLIMIGLPSTRVAALSAGSVDATIAIPPDNVLLKQKGFRELLFLGDAIEFPSNGFSTTERQLIEKRDLTKRLLRALYRGLNFARERPDDTIQILEREWRMDGPTAKESYASLAKSFSKDGAASDAGLKVHISQMQRADKTIGDIALNKIVDFRPLEEVRREMFK
- a CDS encoding cupin domain-containing protein, producing MAAEFIDILKEPELEIGHSKKVLFTSDHFHTWVHGDYPGTKGPMHKHTADQQFYCVQGQCTFHFPDGTSRALDCGMLVTIPAGQLYQLDNTGDEYMILLGARAEPAGNPRFSATNKEVGHGDFAKKQLDKIKAPEEKKARARQES